One Aphidius gifuensis isolate YNYX2018 linkage group LG3, ASM1490517v1, whole genome shotgun sequence DNA window includes the following coding sequences:
- the LOC122852792 gene encoding uncharacterized protein DDB_G0284459: MVSGVMAGQHYCLRWNNYQSNMTSVFHQLLQTEAFVDVTLACNEASLKAHKVVLSACSSYFKKLLLSNPCKHPTIIMPQDVCFNDLKFIIEFVYKGEIDVSQAELQSLLKTADQLKIKGLCEVPESREGSASVSLSSPPPPPPPPSSSLPTSTSTQQQQQQSSHDSLATSRLNFTKLKRHHTKYKRQRTTLETKPTCDLKIFDKFKEDNKEEEEDNTNSFNFTRENKENHRSGDWQRTDDEECSVEAAVVLESCQRDTNDGNTTKNNNNNNNGDMFCHTGLGHYGHHHPDPADVDLPPETQPTPPSATLVGTTVTHLRDPDHHSTDIQNCDTVKIKFETLHTMDSSDTIDIDSHMSDRASVSSKHGTDSDNMMMITPELLGLMPSGSVHSDSGDNNSRMHTSGSGHHGSKSWTQEDMDAALEALRNHDMSLTKASATFGIPSTTLWQRAHRLGIDTPKKDGPTKSWSDESLNNALEALRSGSISANKASKAYGIPSSTLYKIARREGIRLAAPFNASPTTWSPADLDRALEAIRSGQTSVQRASTEFGIPTGTLYGRCKREGIELSRSNPTPWSEDSMTEALEAVKMGHMSINQAAIHYNLPYSSLYGRFKRGKYEDQSVVNDMSQDGSNSHFHHQSPHQNHHSSSLPDQMPYQGS; the protein is encoded by the exons ATGGTAAG CGGAGTAATGGCGGGGCAGCATTACTGCCTACGCTGGAACAACTACCAGTCAAATATGACATCTGTATTCCATcagctgttgcaaactgaggCCTTTGTTGATGTCACCCTGGCCTGCAATGAAGCATCATTAAAAGCGCACAAG gttGTTTTATCAGCTTGTagttcatattttaaaaaactactaTTATCAAATCCTTGTAAACatccaacaataataatgccaCAAGATGTgtgttttaatgatttaaaattcatcattgaATTTGTCTACAAGGGTGAAATTGATGTGTCACAGGCGGAACTACAG TCATTGCTAAAAACAGctgatcaattaaaaataaaaggattGTGTGAAGTACCTGAAAGTAGAGAAGGTTCAGCATCAGTTAGTCTAAgttcaccaccaccaccaccaccaccaccatcatcatcattaccaacatcaacatcaacacaacaacaacagcaacaatcaTCACATgattctttagctacatcaagattaaattttacaaaattaaaacgtcatcatacaaaatataaaagacaACGTACAACACTAGAAACAAAACCAActtgtgatttaaaaatttttgataaatttaaagaagataataaagaagaagaagaagacaatacaaatagttttaattttactagAGAAAATAAAGAG AATCATCGTAGTGGTGACTGGCAGAGGACAGATGATGAAGAGTGTAGTGTCGAGGCAGCAGTAGTCTTGGAATCCTGCCAACGAGATACCAACGACGGtaacacaacaaaaaataataataacaataacaacg GTGACATGTTTTGTCACACAGGGCTAGGTCATTATGGCCATCATCATCCAGATCCAGCTGATGTTGATTTACCACCTGAAACACAACCAACACCACCAAGTGCAACGCTTGTTGGTACCACCGTGACACATTTGCGTGATCCAGATCATCATTCGactg atatacAAAATTGTGAtactgttaaaataaaatttgaaacatTACATACAATGGATTCATCAGATACAATTGATATTGATAGTCATATGTCTGATCGTGCAAGTGTTAGTTCAAAGCATGGTACTGATAGTGacaatatgatgatgataacaCCTGAATTATTAGGTTTAATGCCATCTGGTTCAGTACATTCAGATTCTGGTGATAATAATTCTCGTATGCATACTAGTGGTTCTGGACATCATGGATCAAAATCATGGACACAAGAAGATATGGATGCAGCATTAGAAGCATTAAGAAATCATGATATGAGTTTAACAAAAGCAtcag caacatttggAATACCATCAACAACATTATGGCAACGTGCACATAGATTAGGTATTGATACACCAAAAAAAGATGGACCAACAAAATCATGGAGTGatgaaagtttaaataatgcaTTAGAAGCATTAAGAAGTGGTTCAATATCAGCAAATAAAGCATCAAAAGCATATGGTATACCATCAAGtacattatataaaattgctaGAAGAGAAGGTATACGTCTTGCAGCACCATTTAATGCAAGTCCAACAACTTGGTCACCAGCTGATTTAGATAGAGCACTTGAAGCAATTAGATCTGGACAAACATCTGTACAACGTGCATCAACTGAATTTGGTATACCAACTGGTACATTATATGGAAGATGTAAAAGAGAAGGTATTGAATTAAGTAGAAGTAATCCAACACCATGGAGTGAAGATTCTATGACTGAAGCACTTGAAGCTGtcaa aaTGGGACACATGTCAATAAATCAAGCAGCAATACATTATAATTTACCATATTCATCACTTTATGGACGTTTTAAACGTGGAAAATATGAAGATCAATCAGTTGTTAATGACATGTCACAAGATGGTTCAAATTcacattttcatcatcaaagtccacatcaaaatcatcattcATCATCACTTCCTGATCAAATGCCATATCAGGGAAGCTGA
- the LOC122852830 gene encoding histidine triad nucleotide-binding protein 3: MAKFIAGCIFCKILQGNAPAETIYEDDDLMCIKDIHPASDHHYLIIPKNHISNAKELKPDDEPLFDKIVDTVEVVTAQQGLNLSSVRTGFHWPPFNTINHLHLHVIGPIENMDFIKRQIFRENSFWFVSTDYVKERLKTLSR; the protein is encoded by the exons atggcTAAATTTATAGCCGGTTGTATATTCTGCAAAATATTACAGGGTAATGCACCAGCTGAAACAATTTACGAg GATGATGATTTGATGTGCATCAAAGACATTCATCCAGCATCagatcatcattatttaattattccaaaaaatcatatatcaaATGCTAAAGAATTGAAGCCTGATGATGAGCCACTTT ttgataaaattgttgacACTGTCGAGGTAGTTACTGCACAACAAGGacttaatttatcatcagtaAGAACTGGTTTTCATTGGCCACCATTTAACACAATAAATCATCTACATCTTCATGTTATTGGTCCAATTGAAAATATGGATTTTATCAAACGACAAATATTTCGAGAAAATTCATTTTGGTTTGTCAgt ACTGATTATGTCAAGGAACGACTTAAAACACTATCAAGATaa